Proteins encoded by one window of Vidua chalybeata isolate OUT-0048 chromosome 10, bVidCha1 merged haplotype, whole genome shotgun sequence:
- the TTC14 gene encoding tetratricopeptide repeat protein 14, producing MDRELLRQALSHHGPALLSLLRAEQHDNPDFRGLLPPPGAAPEPPRGAPPAAWKERASIDTEIKRFIAKKADLLFAHSWKPNGPIEDTIEENEECYAVMPPLERFLEVPREERRELFFRDIERGDIVIGRITSIREFGFFMVLICLGSGVIREIADLEITALCPVRDVPPQSNHGDPLSYYQTGDLIRAALKDVDRYHEKLAVSLYSSALPPKLSSTKLGVITSDDFPLHYKRSLEVANTGETFEEVLHRSPGFANPSLVEYLAEKLGLSESNPPSLLRSLQIKNFSEEDFAPALRKKQSASWALKCVKAGVDYFKVGRHVEAMNEYNKALEIDPQNVEALVARGALYATKGSLNKAIGDFEVALENCPTHRNARKYLCQTLVERGGQLEEEEKLLNAESYYKKALSLDETFQEAEEALTKLHKHMQKSLEMREKQAAKEERQKAKKIETSAEKLRKLLKEEKRLKKKRKVSTSSSSSSSSSSSSSSSSDSSSDVSASSSSSSSDHKKRRKKRRHRSESARSSKKSSSRASSHYKDQNRKEEWYSPPADTSASFLNQSFEVEKLLERQDSIECPKMEVKEKDRHCSLSRTSGDDEDTFGGRSEDSRDSYSSSRNQPSHSKTEKYSKPERFFSSWRGPSGSYHKSDYKPRMHYYRRFERDGEWRREQFKRHGSGQDRYYMSPGSDYSGRSGGKYRSYSSSCSHEGDKGYDSDRQHKKESESKNRKITYEDTDKTKEPDEEVSLNGTEQAESGVKRNLPQNLVNIFNQIAEFEREKGSKQKKQ from the exons ATGGATCGGGAGCTGCTCCGGCAGGCGCTGAGCCACCACGGCCCCGCGCTGCTGTCGCTGCTCCGCGCCGAGCAGCACGACAACCCCGACTTCCGCGggctgctgccgccgcccggggccgccccggaGCCGCCTCGCGGGGCCCCGCCGGCCGCCTG GAAAGAGAGGGCGAGCATCGACACCGAGATAAAGCGCTTCATCGCCAAGAAGGCGGATCTGCTGTTCGCGCACTCGTGGAAACCCAACGGGCCGATCGAGGACACCATCGAGGAGAATGAGG AGTGTTACGCTGTCATGCCACCCCTGGAGAGGTTCTTGGAGGTgcccagggaggagaggagagagctgTTCTTCCGCGACATCGAGCGGGGCGATATCGTGATTGGGAGGATTACATCTATCCGTGAATTTGGCTTTTTCATGGTGTTGATTTGTCTGGGAAGTGGTGTCATACGGGAAATTGCAGATTTGGAAATCACT GCCCTGTGTCCTGTGAGGGATGTGCCTCCTCAAAGCAACCATGGAGATCCTCTGTCTTACTATCAAACTGGAGACCTTATCCGAG CTGCGCTCAAGGACGTTGACCGTTACCACGAGAAGCTGGCGGTGTCGCTTTACAGCTCAGCTCTTCCACCCAAGCTTTCCAGTACAAAGCTGGGTGTGATCACCTCTGATGACTTCCCACTACATTATAA GCGAAGCCTGGAAGTTGCCAACACAGGAGAGACATTTGAAGAGGTTTTGCATCGTTCCCCAGGATTTGCTAATCCATCATTAGTTGAATATTTAGCAGAAAAACTGGGACTAAGTGAGTCAAATCCACCGTCTTTGCTGAGAAGTCTTCAAAT taaaaatttcagtgaagaagATTTTGCCCCTGCATTGAGGAAAAAGCAGTCTGCATCATGGGCCTTGAAATG tgtAAAGGCTGGGGTGGATTATTTTAAGGTTGGGCGCCACGTGGAAGCCATGAATGAGTACAACAAGGCTTTGGAAATCGATCCACAAAATGTTGAAGCTTTGGTAGCACGTGGAGCTTT GTATGCAACCAAAGGAAGTCTGAACAAAGCCATAGGGGATTTTGAAGTTGCTTTAGAAAACTGTCCTACCCATAGAAATGCGAGGAAATATCTGTGTCAGACCCTTGTGGAAAGAGGCGGGCA gttggaagaggaagagaaactgCTAAATGCTGAAAGTTATTATAAAAAAGCCTTGAGCTTGGATGAGACTTTTCAGGAAGCAGAAGAGGCCTTAACAAAACTCCATAAGCACATGCAG aaatctttggaAATGAGGGAGAAACAAGCTGCCAaagaagagagacagaaagcaaagaaaatagaaacaagTGCAGAAAAATTGCGTAAGctcttaaaagaagaaaagag gttgaagaagaaaaggaaagtatcgacttcctcctcatcttcttcttcttcatcctcctcctcatcatcatcaAGCGACTCATCATCAGATGTATCagcttcttcttcctcctcttcctctgatCACAAGAAACGTAGGAAAAAGCGTCGGCATAGATCTGAGTCTGCTCGCAGCTCCAAAAAAAGCTCATCTAGAGCTTCTTCCCATTATAAAGATCAGAATAGGAAAGAGGAGTGGTATTCCCCTCCAGCTGATACCTCTGCTTCCTTTCTTAACCAAAGTTTTGaagtggaaaagctgctggaaaggCAGGACAGCATAGAGTGCCCAAAAATGGAGGTGAAAGAGAAAGACAGACACTGTTCTTTGTCGAGGACTTCAGGTGATGATGAAGACACTTTTGGAGGTAGGTCTGAAGATTCAAGAGATTCTTACAGTAGCTCCAGAAATCAGCCAAGTCatagcaaaactgaaaaatacagtaaacCAGAGAGATTCTTCTCCAGTTGGAGGGGTCCTTCAGGTTCGTATCATAAATCAGATTACAAACCCAGGATGCATTATTACAGGAGATTTGAAAGGGATGGAGAGTGGAGAAGAGAGCAGTTTAAGAGACATGGCTCAGGTCAAGACAGGTATTACATGTCCCCAGGGTCTGACTATTCTGGCAGGTCAGGGGGGAAGTACAGGTCATATTCTAGCAGCTGCTCACATGAAGGTGACAAAGGTTATGATAGTGACAGGCAgcataaaaaagaaagtgagtctaagaatagaaaaataacttATGAAGACACTGATAAAACAAAGGAACCAGATGAAGAAGTGTCATTAAATGGTACAGAACAAGCAGAAAGTGGTGTTAAAAGAAACCTGCCTCAGAACTTGGTTAATATATTCAATCAGATAGCTGAGtttgagagggaaaaaggaagtaaGCAGAAGAAACAGTGA
- the CCDC39 gene encoding coiled-coil domain-containing protein 39 — MENPSGPTAAPVLAELQWEPGYAVPVANAENKALEDELHKLRKEKEELQNELSNCEERIEAMTSHLKNVRQEISFSQSLYKAKENEIETEHHFKALAEREYGRLKNDIKRLQDEIASLRQKKSIQENTINKTTKKLENLKQQMSWDEELLESWLKELNRTDNDAIAIQKYALQDEGKLGTLTLQIEKLTMEANQKRRALDNELTETMTAQMELDRAAEDLRRVHQERQEVIRQWENAIHQMQKRDQEIDQCALLIAETKQEIRNKEILLREKTAFLVNETVNNMEYEKKIFTAEREANNLRKEFQTQDARKTQLQDELQTLKSIVNRTASDLESLRTQITNLKKDIQGKQARLKLLNEKNASLSDKLKLAIEETLSAEEQALRLEEILKEEEKSVEEKENEMRQLKDLFFKKTQELKVQSDKEKIVLAEIEGGQKSLKNLKSRLGKLDTELLKQQELIYNQDFYIQQIQRRLSRLEGEVNSDEKELLEGKVAELKKTLEEKKKAYDVLQSLYRKLQNDVQITKRTIDKTREETSGLVVKIEELTLFNERSLQELKKAKHIKQEMMVEDNLLKLELKRLQNTLCNKAETVLTLEKQQLELKKAIAERTEEIRIHKAMLDSEIRLLDQERHRMSAEFQDRLWKIDKLKCRYEIFTLSMMPPEGEEMKSQAYYVIKAAQEKEALQQEGDDLDAKICKAQKEIMAMENSLCVLKNWNRNYKNSFKAVPETSEELEEKLKLEKDKKDADEKYKYKQRQIKELQENLQGMQQHFDVIQKQQALLKEQKKEKEAFILQLKKDIEEQKPKLNRVIKQCSKLSREIESQREGGTKTLEERDIHLRDLKAFNRTINQVIADVLEANPGLAAAFQVYFDKYNLELPVAASPTGSQTSQSPQSSLPPTRVPSRKTSASSQVSPAKVVELTLPIPTPEEAAALGSQPGRRGSTSGISERKKT, encoded by the exons ATGGAGAACCCGTCCGGCCCCACCGCCGCCCCGGTGCTGGCCGAGTTGCAGTGGGAGCCCGGCTATGCCGTGCCCGTGGCCAACGCCGAGAACAAGGCGCTGGAGGACGAA CTGCACAAGCTGcgaaaggaaaaagaggagctGCAGAATGAGCTGAGCAACTGTGAGGAGCGCATAGAAGCAATGACGTCTCATTTGAAAAATGTGAGACAAGAGATAAGCTTCTCTCAG TCTCTTTACAAAGCCAAAGAGAATGAAATTGAAACTGAACATCACTTTAAAGCCCTTGCTGAGAGAGAATATGGACGTCTCAAAAACGACATTAAACGACTGCAAGATGAGATAGCTTCCTtgagacaaaagaaaagcattcaaGAA AATACTATAAATAAAACCACTAAGAAGCTGGAAAACTTAAAACAACAGATGAGCTGGGATGAGGAACTCCTGGAGAGCTGGCTAAAGGAGTTGAACCGTACAGATAATGATGCCATTGCAATCCAGAAGTATGCACTGCAAGATGAAGGGAAACTAGGA ACATTAACCCTTCAAATAGAAAAGTTGACCATGGAAGCAAACCAGAAGCGCAGAGCTCTGGATAATGAGCTTACAGAAACCATGACAGCTCAG aTGGAGCTTGACAGAGCAGCTGAAGATCTTCGCAGGGTTCATCAAGAAAGGCAAGAAGTCATCAGGCAGTGGGAGAATGCAATTCATCAGATGCAGAAAAGAGATCAGGAGATAGATCAGTGTGCTTTG CTAATTGCAGAGACAAAACAGGAGATCCGAAACAAAGAAATTTTGCTGAGAGAGAAGACTGCCTTTTTGGTAAATGAAACTGTTAACAACATggaatatgaaaagaaaatcttcactGCTGAGCGGGAAGCAAACAACCTCCGAAAGGAGTTCCAGACTCAGGATGCTCGAAAGACTCAGCTGCAGGATGAG CTGCAGACTTTGAAATCCATTGTGAACAGAACTGCTTCTGATCTAGAGTCTTTGAGAACACAAATTACCAATCTGAAGAAAGACATTCAGGGAAAACAAGCCAG ATTAAAacttcttaatgaaaaaaatgcaagtctTTCTGATAAACTGAAGCTTGCAATTGAGGAGACACTCAGTGCAGAAGAGCAAGCTTTGAGGTTGGAAGAAATattgaaagaagaagaaaaaagtgttgAG gaaaaagaaaacgAAATGAGACAGTTAAAGGACCTATTTTTCAAGAAGACTCAAGAGTTAAAAGTGCAGAGTGATAAGGAGAAGATTGTTCTGGCAGAAATTGAGGGAGGTCAAAAATCACTTAAGAATCTCAAGAGTCGACTGGGCAAGCTTGACACAGAGCTATTGAAACAACAAGAATTAATATATAACCAg gATTTTTATATTCAGCAAATACAGAGACGGTTGTCACGGTTAGAAGGGGAGGTTAATTCAGATGAAAAAGAActtttggaaggaaaagttGCTGAACTTAAGAAaactttagaagaaaaaaaaaaggcatatgaTGTTCTACAGTCACTGTACAGGAAACTTCAG AATGATGTCCAAATCACCAAGAGAACAATTGATAAGACAAGAGAAGAAACAAGTGGTTTGGTAGTGAAGATAGAAGAACTAACTCTTTTCAATGAGAGATCCCTTCAGGAGTTAAAAAAAGCTAAACACATTAAGCAG GAGATGATGGTCGAAGATAATCTCTTAAAACTAGAACTGAAGCGCCTTCAAAATACTCTGTGTAATAAAGCAGAGACAGTTCTAACACTGGAAAAACAACAATTGGAGTTAAAGAAAGCCATAGCAGAAAGAACTGAGGAGATCAGGATCCATAAGGCAATGCTGGACTCTGAGATAAGGCTGCTGGATCAGGAACGGCATCGTATGAG TGCTGAATTTCAAGATCGCCTATGGAAAATTGATAAACTGAAATGCAGATATGAAATTTTTACTCTTTCCATGATGCCACCTgaaggagaggaaatgaaaagtcAGGCCTACTATGTAATTAAG GCTGCACAGGAAAAGGAAGCACTTCAACAAGAAGGTGATGATTTGGATGCGAAGATCTGCAAAGCTCAAAAAGAAATCATGGCTATGGAAAACAGTTTGTGTGTACTTAAAAACTGGAACAGAAACTACAAAAACTCTTTCAAGGCAGTCCCTGAGACAA GTGAGGAACTTGAGGAAAAATTGAAActagaaaaggacaaaaaggatgctgatgaaaaatacaaatacaaacaaaGACAGATCAAGGAACTTCAGGAAAATCTCCAG GGCATGCAACAACACTTTGATGTAATACAGAAGCAGCAGGCCCTCCtcaaagagcaaaagaaagaaaaagaagcttttattttgcaACTGAAGAAAGACATTGAAGAACAGAAACCAAAACTAAACAGGGTTATAAAACAG TGTTCCAAACTATCCAGAGAAATTGAGTCTCAGAGGGAAGGTGGAACAAAAACATTGGAAGAGAGAGACATTCATCTTCGAGACCTGAAGGCCTTCAACAGAACCATCAACCAAGTGATAGCTGATGTTCTAGAAGCAAATCCTGGTTTAGCTGCAGCCTTTCAAGTGTACTTTGACAAG TACAATTTAGAGCTTCCGGTGGCTGCTTCTCCCACTGGTAGTCAAACTTCTCAGTCCCCACAGAGCTCACTACCTCCTACCAG agtTCCCAGCAGAAAAACTTCAGCCTCTAGTCAGGTTTCACCAGCCAAAGTCGTGGAGCTGACCTTGCCTATCCCCACCCCcgaggaagcagcagctcttggctcacagccaggcagaagaggcagcacctctgggattTCTGAACGCAAGAAGACTTAA